The sequence TAACCCGCGACGGGTGCGATGCTTGCATCGCGAAGCAGGGCAAGCATGCCGTCTTCGGGCGATATCGAAACGACACCAAAGCCGCACGTGGCCTTCACGTGCGGCTTTGTCTGTTATGATATCGCTGCGAAACAATGATCTGAGTCTGGAGTTCTCATGCGTATCGAACCACTCGGCACCGGCGGTTATCACCCGAATGAAGTCCGCCACACCGCCTGCTTTCTGTTGCCGGAATTGGACCTCGCTTTCGACGCCGGCACAGCTGCCTTCCGCCTGACCGAACGTCTGCAGAGCAAAGAGCTGCACCTGTTCCTCACGCATCCGCACTGGGACCACATCATCGGGCTGACGTACCTCTACGTGCCGATGCTGCTCAAGCAGATCGAAGCCGTACATCTCTACGGAAACCGCCACACGCTCGATGCGGTCAAAACCTGTCTGTTCTCCGAGCCGACATTCGCACACATGCCCGACTTTCAGCTGGTTGAACTCGATGCCATCGAGTCACGGCAGTTGACCATCGGAGCATCGACCGTCCACTGGCAGCCACTTCCGAGTCATCCCGGCGGCTCGATGGCTTATCTCGTTGATGACGGCGACAAACGATTCGCGTACGTCACCGACACCTATGTCGATGGAACGTACGACGAGTTTATTCGCGGGGTCGACCTGCTGATTCACGAATGTTACTTCAGCGACGAAACCAGCGAATGGGCGGAGAAAACCGGGCACAGCTATCTCACCCAGGTTGCGGAACTGGCTCAGCGAACAGGAAGCGGACAACTCCTGTTGACTCACATCGATCCCCGTGAAAACAACGATGCTCCCTGGGATCTGGCTCACACGAAGACAATCCATCCGGCTATCGACTACGCCCGCGATCTGCAGGCCGTGCAGGTGTGAACTTCTCTGTGGTTCAACAGCAGTTGAGTGCGGGTAACGCCTTGAGCACAATTCAGTAAGGCAGCCGGGAGTGCAGCGTTTATCGCACCTTGGTTGCATCCCGCAGCCGCCTCGTCAGGTTCCCTCGCCCCCGTGGGGGTGTATAGACCGGAGACATAGGTAACACATTTGGTCAAGCTGATGGCTTCCTTGGAGGAGGCTGCATGGTCCCGAAAGTGTCTTGTCCGATGAGTGAGCGGATTGAGTCGGAAGTCTGCCTTGTGGCGCATGAAAAAACGCAGCCCGGGAGCTTCCCGAGCTGCGTGTGGTTTGCGGGGCGACCTCATGCTCAGTTCTGAGCAAAGGTCAAATCGCCGTTCTGTTCGTCGACGAAGATCGTCGCTCCTTCTCCGAATTCGCCCGTCAGGATCGCGTTGGCCAGCGAGTTTTGCAGGCGGTTCTGGATCACCCGTTTGAGAGGCCGGGCCCCGTATTGCGGATCGTAACCTTCTTCGGCCAGCAGAGTGCGGGCGGCATCGGAGACTTCCAGGCTGAAGTCGTGCTGAGCCATCTGCTTCTGCAGCTTGCTGATCTGCAAATCGACGATCTGCCGAATGACGGTCCGGTCGAGCGGATGGAACACGATCACTTCATCGACGCGGTTCAGGAACTCCGGCAGGAAGTGCTTCCGCAGTTCTTTGATGGCCGTGTCGCGAACGGTCTCGTCGTCGAGTTCGCCCGAGTAGTTCATGATCTGAGTCGATCCGATGTTCGACGTCATCACGATGATCGAGTTCGTGAAGTCGACCGTCCGTCCCTGGCCATCAGTCAGCCGCCCGTCGTCAAGGACTTGCAGCAGAACGTTGAAGACGTCCCGATGCGCCTTTTCGACTTCATCGAGCAGAATCACCGAGTACGGCTGCCGACGAACCGCTTCCGTAAGCCGGCCGCCTTCTTCATAGCCGACATATCCCGGAGGAGCCCCGATCAATCGGGCGACCGAATGCTGTTCCATGAACTCGCTCATGTCGATGCGGATCATGTTGCGTTCATCGTCGAACAGAAACTCGGCCAGTGCCTTGCAGAGCTCGGTTTTCCCGACGCCGGTGGGCCCGAGGAAAATGAACGACCCCACAGGCCGGTTTTTGTCCTGCAGGCCGGAACGCGATCGACGCACGGCATTCGAGACCGCGGTCACCGCTTCCGACTGATCAATCATTCGGCGATGAATCTCAGCTTCCATGTTGAGCAGCTTGTCGCGCTCGGTCTGCATCATCCGCGTGACCGGCACGCCGGTCCAGGAACTGACGATCGCGGCAATCTCTTCCGGGCCCACTTCGGTTCGCAGCAGTCGCGGCTTCGATGAGTCAGTCGCCTGTTGAGCCTCACTCGCGGCGGCTTCTTCGTCGAGCTTTTTCCGCAGCGACTTAACCCGGC is a genomic window of Rubinisphaera margarita containing:
- a CDS encoding MBL fold metallo-hydrolase gives rise to the protein MRIEPLGTGGYHPNEVRHTACFLLPELDLAFDAGTAAFRLTERLQSKELHLFLTHPHWDHIIGLTYLYVPMLLKQIEAVHLYGNRHTLDAVKTCLFSEPTFAHMPDFQLVELDAIESRQLTIGASTVHWQPLPSHPGGSMAYLVDDGDKRFAYVTDTYVDGTYDEFIRGVDLLIHECYFSDETSEWAEKTGHSYLTQVAELAQRTGSGQLLLTHIDPRENNDAPWDLAHTKTIHPAIDYARDLQAVQV